Proteins from a single region of Streptomyces canus:
- the tpg gene encoding telomere-protecting terminal protein Tpg: MAGEIDDAIERADREAFTRQPPKTLKGQIGYLIRQLGSAKAVAQEIGVTADSVNRYRRGARKHARADVAAKIDDAVRQRWQPQVRKRRQQQAATTGGITVETRARFGYTAPIGTTDDGRFRRLTVHLPPEYAQRLFDARDTGASDQEMRGIIAEGFKEIYFQDGGVRAMGLSDVEINDIDYLDLDY; the protein is encoded by the coding sequence GTGGCCGGAGAGATCGACGACGCGATCGAGCGGGCCGACCGGGAAGCGTTCACCCGCCAGCCGCCCAAGACCCTCAAGGGCCAGATCGGCTACCTGATCCGGCAGTTGGGCAGCGCGAAGGCCGTCGCCCAGGAGATCGGGGTCACCGCCGACTCCGTCAACCGCTACCGCCGCGGCGCCCGCAAGCACGCCCGCGCCGACGTCGCTGCGAAGATCGACGACGCGGTACGGCAGCGGTGGCAGCCGCAGGTACGCAAGCGCCGGCAGCAGCAGGCCGCCACCACGGGCGGAATCACCGTGGAGACCCGGGCCCGGTTCGGCTACACCGCGCCCATCGGCACAACCGACGACGGACGCTTCCGGCGACTCACCGTCCACCTCCCCCCGGAGTACGCACAGCGCCTGTTCGACGCCCGTGACACGGGAGCCAGCGACCAGGAGATGCGTGGGATCATCGCCGAAGGATTCAAGGAAATCTATTTTCAGGACGGCGGCGTCCGCGCCATGGGACTGTCGGACGTGGAAATCAACGACATCGACTATCTGGATCTCGACTACTAA
- a CDS encoding DUF4265 domain-containing protein — MQYIVHEDPVGRAESNYIAQADLTPFGLDGQIEQLWLQPEEHGTYAVACIPFMTYGLALGDRVRLSPEACVVEVAQVSGHRVLRTLLRPSTDAARLGRSISLIKNSIKESGLLSEWHGEHFVAIDVPPGTDMSPLFALLQREVDEAGAFWEWADAMPFSPTRS; from the coding sequence ATGCAGTACATCGTGCACGAGGACCCGGTCGGGCGGGCCGAGAGCAACTACATCGCCCAGGCCGATCTGACCCCCTTCGGCCTCGACGGGCAGATCGAGCAGCTGTGGCTCCAGCCCGAAGAGCACGGCACATACGCGGTGGCCTGTATCCCCTTCATGACCTACGGCCTTGCTCTCGGAGACCGGGTCCGTCTGTCACCGGAAGCTTGCGTGGTCGAAGTTGCCCAGGTGAGCGGACACCGCGTCCTGCGCACACTGCTCAGACCGAGCACAGACGCTGCGCGACTTGGCCGCAGCATCAGCCTCATCAAAAACTCGATCAAGGAATCCGGGCTGCTCAGCGAATGGCACGGGGAGCACTTCGTCGCCATCGACGTGCCTCCCGGCACCGACATGAGCCCGTTGTTCGCCCTGCTGCAACGGGAAGTCGACGAGGCCGGCGCCTTCTGGGAATGGGCCGACGCCATGCCGTTCTCACCCACGCGGAGCTGA
- a CDS encoding 2'-5' RNA ligase family protein: MASDDSSEFQAGQSGLIVRVPEAEPAVRAWRERLDPSARAGVPAHVTVLFPFLDESRIDSGACAAIGEVIGRHRPFEARFEHCGRFPGILYLVPEPDIPFRRLTEAIADRWPETPPFGGQFDEVVPHLTIAQGQDDAVLEEAEADLRSRLPVTTRVSSVDLMVNDGTRWQQRASFALR, encoded by the coding sequence ATGGCGAGCGACGACTCCAGTGAGTTTCAAGCAGGGCAGTCGGGACTCATCGTGAGGGTCCCCGAGGCAGAACCTGCTGTTCGAGCGTGGCGTGAGCGGCTGGACCCCTCAGCCCGTGCGGGTGTTCCGGCCCATGTCACCGTCCTCTTCCCGTTCCTCGACGAGAGCCGCATTGACAGCGGTGCTTGCGCTGCCATCGGAGAAGTGATCGGGCGTCACCGGCCCTTCGAGGCCCGGTTCGAGCACTGCGGTCGATTCCCGGGGATCTTGTATCTCGTCCCCGAACCGGACATCCCGTTCCGCCGGCTCACCGAGGCGATCGCGGACCGGTGGCCGGAGACCCCGCCGTTCGGCGGGCAGTTCGACGAGGTCGTCCCGCATCTGACCATCGCCCAGGGGCAAGACGATGCCGTGCTGGAGGAGGCCGAGGCTGACCTTCGCAGCCGGCTTCCCGTCACTACCCGCGTGTCGTCGGTCGATCTGATGGTCAACGACGGAACAAGGTGGCAGCAGCGAGCGTCGTTCGCGCTCCGGTGA
- a CDS encoding MFS transporter has translation MFPLAITGSTAVVPEVTAQLPGADALGPWIVLAYNGLFAAALLLAGATADRSARTRFFAIGNIVVAGTGFLSALAPDLLTLVALRTVAGIGAAMCAAGGSSMLLAVYPPEERRRVYGYAGAVLGSSLALGPLVAQALMAAGGWPLVFVAPGAVATVAALATLTLPGLRSSAVSENFDRAGAVLFGVTVAAAVTALGLGFGAGVPWWVPVALVLVAAASAIGLVRVERRASDPAIPVDLLQIPAYRAYALATGAFMGMLVVGLAVLPQLGSAQGMGAGGAAVMLSLLTVPSTLLPLLAARIARRWARPLVTTALFTCAVTAVILQATNHPAALLLAAAVIGLCLGLTEGVPDGQALRYVPSERGGAGAALFSTTRMSLETFTLAAATGLMAALGTSSGLAVAGAVCLIAALVVRQAVPSRDTRSQPESLGSDISGPATQR, from the coding sequence GTGTTCCCCCTCGCCATCACCGGATCGACGGCTGTCGTCCCCGAGGTGACCGCCCAACTGCCGGGGGCGGATGCCCTGGGTCCGTGGATCGTCCTCGCCTACAACGGGCTCTTCGCCGCTGCTCTGCTGCTGGCGGGAGCGACAGCGGACCGCAGCGCCCGCACCCGGTTCTTCGCCATCGGCAACATCGTTGTCGCAGGCACCGGGTTCTTGTCCGCCCTCGCTCCAGACCTTTTGACTCTGGTGGCCCTTCGCACCGTCGCCGGCATCGGAGCGGCCATGTGCGCCGCCGGCGGATCGTCGATGCTCTTGGCCGTGTACCCGCCGGAGGAGCGGCGTCGGGTGTACGGCTACGCGGGCGCCGTGCTGGGCAGCAGTCTGGCATTGGGACCGTTGGTTGCCCAGGCCCTCATGGCCGCCGGGGGCTGGCCCCTCGTCTTCGTCGCACCGGGGGCCGTCGCCACAGTCGCTGCCTTGGCCACGCTCACGCTTCCGGGCCTTCGCAGCTCCGCAGTGTCCGAGAACTTCGACCGTGCCGGCGCTGTTCTCTTTGGGGTGACCGTGGCCGCCGCAGTGACCGCACTCGGTCTGGGCTTCGGGGCCGGCGTCCCGTGGTGGGTGCCGGTCGCACTCGTCCTCGTCGCGGCAGCCAGCGCCATCGGACTCGTCCGCGTAGAACGGCGTGCATCCGATCCCGCGATACCCGTGGACCTGTTGCAGATCCCCGCCTACCGGGCGTACGCGCTGGCGACGGGCGCTTTCATGGGAATGCTCGTGGTGGGTTTGGCCGTGCTCCCTCAGCTTGGCTCCGCCCAGGGCATGGGCGCAGGCGGGGCAGCGGTGATGCTCAGCCTGCTGACCGTGCCATCGACGCTCCTTCCGCTTCTTGCCGCACGGATCGCGCGCCGATGGGCACGGCCGCTGGTGACAACCGCGCTGTTCACCTGCGCCGTCACAGCGGTCATCCTCCAGGCGACCAACCACCCTGCGGCCCTTCTCCTCGCAGCCGCGGTGATCGGGCTGTGCCTTGGACTGACCGAAGGCGTCCCGGACGGGCAAGCACTCCGCTACGTGCCCTCCGAGCGCGGAGGGGCCGGCGCCGCACTGTTCAGCACCACGCGGATGAGCCTGGAAACCTTCACGCTGGCGGCTGCCACCGGACTGATGGCGGCTCTCGGCACCTCATCCGGACTGGCAGTCGCCGGAGCCGTGTGCCTCATCGCCGCCCTCGTCGTCCGGCAAGCTGTCCCCTCCCGCGACACCCGGTCACAGCCCGAGAGTCTGGGCTCGGACATCAGCGGACCGGCAACCCAGCGGTAG
- a CDS encoding TnsA-like heteromeric transposase endonuclease subunit — MDADEVSAEDIELEYVSTAGVRERGPLSRLWPVRFESVRPERRFPAFRGQGNWCGWYWSATCGGHVGYESWLERDRLMLLDFDPLVTGMASQPFRLSWTSTDGKRVRHTPDFFVRRADGTGRVVDVRPDERIEPDDATKFAVTAATCRAVGWDFQRVGTPEAVLMANVRWLAGYRHPRVHRPEVAARLVDVFTDGAGLLTGTRRVGDQIAVLPVLFHLLWRRVLAVDLEAGLFSADSQVRLGMVREGGGDAVASAAAASG, encoded by the coding sequence ATGGATGCGGATGAGGTGTCGGCGGAGGACATCGAGCTGGAGTACGTCAGCACGGCCGGGGTCCGCGAGCGGGGGCCTTTGAGCCGGTTGTGGCCGGTGCGGTTCGAGTCGGTACGGCCCGAGCGCCGGTTCCCGGCTTTCCGGGGCCAGGGCAACTGGTGCGGCTGGTACTGGTCGGCGACCTGCGGCGGGCATGTGGGCTATGAGTCGTGGCTGGAGCGCGACCGTCTGATGCTGCTCGACTTCGATCCGCTGGTGACGGGCATGGCTTCGCAGCCGTTCCGGCTGTCGTGGACCAGTACGGATGGGAAGCGGGTGCGGCATACGCCGGACTTCTTCGTACGCCGCGCCGACGGCACGGGCCGGGTGGTGGACGTGCGTCCGGACGAGCGGATCGAGCCGGATGACGCGACGAAGTTCGCCGTGACGGCGGCGACTTGCCGAGCGGTGGGCTGGGACTTCCAACGGGTGGGCACGCCGGAGGCGGTGCTGATGGCGAACGTGCGGTGGCTGGCCGGCTACCGGCATCCGCGAGTGCACCGCCCGGAGGTCGCTGCCCGCCTGGTGGACGTGTTCACCGACGGCGCCGGGTTGCTGACCGGTACCCGACGGGTGGGTGATCAGATCGCGGTGCTGCCGGTGCTGTTCCACCTGCTCTGGCGCCGGGTCCTGGCCGTGGATCTGGAGGCCGGGTTGTTCTCGGCGGACTCGCAGGTCCGGCTCGGCATGGTGCGGGAAGGGGGCGGGGATGCCGTCGCGTCCGCGGCTGCTGCGAGCGGGTGA
- the istB gene encoding IS21-like element helper ATPase IstB encodes MNATRPRGLTEPAADAAIDAACRDLRLPTMRGAARDQMTHRGFLAELLMAECDDRNRRRSERRIKAAGFPREKALRTFDFDANSAIDPAAIHTLASCDWVRKGLPLCLIGDSGTGMSHLLIALGTEAAMAGFRVKYVLATKLVNELVEAADEKLLTKTIAHYGRVNLLCIDELGYMELDRRGAELLFQVLTEREEKNSMAIASNESFSSWTKTFTDPRLCAAIVDGLTFGGNIIETGSDSYRLAHAKAQLGGG; translated from the coding sequence ATGAACGCCACTCGTCCCCGTGGTCTGACCGAGCCTGCCGCCGACGCGGCCATCGACGCGGCCTGCCGCGACCTGCGCCTGCCCACCATGCGGGGCGCCGCCCGCGACCAGATGACCCACCGCGGGTTCCTGGCCGAGCTGCTGATGGCCGAGTGCGACGACCGCAACCGCCGTCGCTCCGAGCGCCGGATCAAGGCCGCGGGCTTCCCTCGCGAAAAAGCCCTTCGCACGTTCGACTTCGACGCGAACTCCGCCATCGACCCGGCGGCCATCCATACCCTGGCCTCGTGCGACTGGGTTCGCAAAGGGCTGCCGCTGTGTCTGATCGGTGACAGCGGCACTGGCATGTCACACCTGCTGATCGCGCTGGGCACCGAGGCCGCGATGGCCGGCTTCCGGGTCAAGTACGTCTTGGCCACCAAACTCGTCAACGAGCTCGTCGAGGCCGCCGACGAGAAGCTGCTGACCAAGACCATCGCCCATTACGGACGGGTCAATCTTCTCTGCATCGACGAGCTGGGCTATATGGAGCTGGACCGGCGCGGCGCCGAGCTGCTGTTCCAGGTTCTGACCGAGCGCGAGGAGAAGAACAGCATGGCGATCGCCTCCAACGAGTCGTTCTCTTCGTGGACCAAGACGTTCACCGACCCCCGGCTCTGCGCGGCCATCGTGGACGGCCTCACCTTCGGCGGCAACATCATCGAAACCGGCAGCGACTCCTACCGTCTCGCGCACGCCAAGGCCCAGCTGGGCGGCGGCTGA
- a CDS encoding SOS response-associated peptidase → MCGRYVSTRSPQELAPLFQVPDVPAKETLAPNWNVAPTDDVWAVLERAPRGEEDTDTVQRELRPLRWGLVPSWAKDVKVGARMINARVETVHEKPAYRRAFTRRRCLLPADGFYEWEQIKDPATGKARKQPYFIHPEDEQVMALAGLYEYWRDPAVKQDDDPAAWLMTCTIITTEATDAAGRVHPRMPLALTRDHYDAWLDPRHQDLDELRALLGQPAEGHLHARPVSTAVNNVRNNGPQLLDERAA, encoded by the coding sequence ATGTGCGGTCGATACGTTTCCACTCGCAGCCCGCAGGAACTGGCCCCGCTCTTTCAGGTACCCGACGTTCCAGCGAAGGAGACGCTCGCGCCGAACTGGAATGTCGCCCCGACCGACGACGTGTGGGCGGTCCTCGAGCGCGCACCCCGCGGCGAAGAGGACACCGACACCGTCCAGCGGGAGCTGCGGCCGCTGCGCTGGGGCCTGGTGCCGTCGTGGGCGAAGGACGTGAAGGTCGGCGCACGGATGATCAACGCGCGGGTGGAGACGGTGCACGAGAAGCCCGCCTACCGCCGCGCCTTCACCCGGCGCCGCTGCCTGCTGCCCGCCGACGGCTTCTACGAGTGGGAACAGATCAAGGACCCGGCCACCGGCAAGGCCCGCAAACAGCCGTACTTCATCCACCCCGAGGACGAGCAGGTGATGGCACTCGCCGGGCTGTACGAGTACTGGCGCGACCCGGCCGTTAAACAGGACGATGACCCGGCCGCCTGGCTAATGACCTGCACCATCATCACCACCGAGGCCACCGACGCGGCCGGCCGCGTCCATCCCCGCATGCCGCTCGCCCTCACCCGCGACCACTACGACGCCTGGCTCGACCCCCGCCACCAGGACCTCGACGAGCTGCGGGCTCTGCTCGGCCAGCCGGCCGAAGGCCACCTTCATGCCCGGCCCGTGTCCACCGCCGTCAACAACGTCCGCAACAACGGCCCCCAGCTCCTCGACGAGCGGGCTGCGTAA
- a CDS encoding N-acyl homoserine lactonase family protein, with protein MGKNMAVRRLDLGYFIRPASETGGPQPRVEPVLAYLVQHDQGLILFDTGIGGADPETEAHYRPRRRALQDALSASGVALDDISMVVNCHLHFDHCGGNPLLGDKPILVQDVELATARQGNYTFDELIDFPGATYEEVAGETEVWPGVWIMPTPGHTQGHQSLVLRQGDGTVVLAGQAHDFASHFASDQLARHAALQGVEQPLPPYQHWLERLADFDPRRVLFAHDCSVWEPPQTA; from the coding sequence ATGGGGAAGAACATGGCGGTGCGTCGACTCGATCTCGGGTACTTCATCCGGCCTGCATCGGAGACGGGCGGCCCACAACCACGAGTTGAACCTGTCCTTGCCTACCTGGTGCAACACGACCAGGGATTGATCCTCTTCGATACCGGCATCGGCGGCGCGGACCCCGAAACCGAAGCACACTACCGACCCCGACGGCGAGCGTTGCAGGACGCCCTGTCAGCATCCGGAGTCGCCCTTGATGACATCTCCATGGTCGTGAACTGCCACCTGCACTTCGACCACTGCGGCGGAAATCCCCTCCTGGGTGACAAGCCCATCCTGGTTCAGGACGTCGAACTGGCCACTGCTCGTCAGGGCAACTACACCTTCGATGAACTGATCGACTTCCCCGGCGCAACCTACGAGGAAGTCGCCGGCGAAACCGAAGTCTGGCCGGGAGTCTGGATCATGCCGACGCCTGGGCACACCCAAGGGCACCAGTCGCTGGTTCTCCGGCAAGGCGACGGCACAGTAGTCCTCGCCGGCCAGGCACACGACTTCGCTTCCCATTTCGCGTCCGACCAACTGGCCCGTCACGCGGCACTCCAGGGCGTGGAGCAGCCGCTTCCTCCTTATCAGCACTGGCTGGAGCGACTCGCCGACTTCGACCCACGACGTGTGCTCTTCGCCCACGACTGCTCAGTCTGGGAACCGCCGCAGACCGCCTGA
- a CDS encoding DUF6207 family protein, producing the protein MDAVAQTWGTATAEGMTRDPGHPGVRIRLYADLRQVLPQAAGGESCPGCSEAGSVTTGESDGTSLSPRSHTRPRLARSYRSWRNRRQPYAARSSRSWGPLLRTLLTAVDTGRA; encoded by the coding sequence CTGGACGCCGTCGCCCAAACATGGGGGACGGCGACGGCCGAGGGTATGACGCGGGACCCGGGTCATCCCGGCGTGCGGATCCGCCTGTATGCAGATCTGCGGCAGGTACTCCCCCAGGCGGCCGGAGGGGAGAGTTGTCCGGGATGCAGTGAGGCTGGCTCCGTCACTACGGGGGAAAGTGACGGAACCAGCCTGAGTCCACGGTCTCATACCCGCCCCCGCCTCGCTCGTTCTTACCGCAGTTGGCGCAATCGCCGACAGCCTTACGCAGCCCGCTCGTCGAGGAGCTGGGGGCCGTTGTTGCGGACGTTGTTGACGGCGGTGGACACGGGCCGGGCATGA
- a CDS encoding CBS domain-containing protein produces the protein MGREDGVDEPAGARPPRRTAEEADAMLYRRTVGDVMTEDVVTLRPSTPFQEVAALLDANDIVAAPVVDDDGAPVGVVSASDVLRHETGMPEPQSQDGNDERAWGKARARTAGALMSSPVFTARADWTIPRAARELRKRHVKQLPVVGDDGLLTGIVTRSDLLDAFIRSDVEIRGEVEQDVLGRILGLDEGTVAVEVRDGVVTLRGHVPEPRLVPVVVGLCQGVDGVVAVDAHLAAAWAG, from the coding sequence ATGGGTAGAGAAGACGGCGTGGACGAGCCGGCAGGGGCGCGGCCGCCCCGTCGCACAGCGGAGGAGGCCGATGCCATGCTGTACCGCCGCACGGTCGGTGACGTGATGACCGAGGATGTCGTCACCCTCCGCCCCAGCACACCGTTCCAGGAGGTCGCCGCCCTGCTGGACGCGAACGACATCGTCGCGGCCCCGGTCGTCGACGACGACGGCGCTCCCGTCGGTGTCGTGTCCGCGTCCGACGTGCTGCGGCACGAGACCGGCATGCCCGAGCCGCAAAGTCAGGACGGGAACGACGAACGTGCCTGGGGCAAGGCCCGGGCCCGGACCGCGGGCGCGCTCATGAGCAGCCCCGTCTTCACCGCCCGCGCCGACTGGACGATCCCCCGGGCCGCACGGGAACTCCGTAAGCGGCACGTTAAGCAGCTGCCGGTGGTCGGCGACGACGGGCTCCTCACCGGCATCGTCACCCGCAGTGACCTGCTCGACGCCTTCATCCGCTCCGACGTCGAGATCCGCGGCGAGGTCGAGCAGGACGTCCTCGGGCGCATCCTCGGCCTGGACGAGGGCACCGTCGCGGTCGAGGTCCGGGACGGGGTCGTCACCCTTCGGGGGCACGTCCCGGAACCGCGACTCGTTCCGGTGGTCGTGGGCCTCTGCCAGGGCGTCGACGGTGTCGTCGCCGTGGACGCCCACCTCGCCGCCGCCTGGGCGGGCTAG
- the tap gene encoding telomere-associated protein Tap has product MASEEELFANIDALLEEEPQLPPPAERARLREAAGITQARLAAALKTSTQTVKNYENGRSEPKSPRLEAYQRLLNGWAAKYPALGVPAVAPAPAPAFRPEPVPQTFTGPATPSVPEAETVAPVKAPAAPAAPERPAARPAVSSHRPAGKKAAKPAVDPRFPHGPLAVLDGAGSAYGVDGIVLDCPATTIPELVEWTLRESGLGAAKLNRYGKDSDPLVVLTAAAAVKLGLPERLEGHEQRRSLRLPEDHPVVKEVLKAKWQLTQRGFGPWARIYRKAQGRERQCVQLAILSWDALDERSWPGVSDMEAADIARVLGVYATRVITPRGSTAVSGLELMTALRPPTRAVQDPQTGNWVPGHNPGSLGTEPMDPAPPEATPEHPVVVNSGWTGGFLNEEAYQWVRPVDLLTAQECTLPYAVGLDLNTAFLAAAARLVVGLSAPDHFHAPTFNPKISGSWLVDLSHIELDPRLPSPFTPDGSRPTGPAWYQTHTVAYAQELGFNVHPIEAYLRRETGAYLDPWHDRLKTAYVDTLADLGVTKDLDDRAFLAAMERHKDADPAMAAVLAAIKATVKGGVGKLRERPQGRHYKEGERWPALQRPTWRPDIRAAVISKARVNMHRKLNNMVKMTGLYPLAVLSDCVVYPSPGESPLAFLPYAASGKPQPGGFRLGPTPGLAKLEGVQSMAWAVDLMEQGLNPARHIKGGDAVLDEGE; this is encoded by the coding sequence ATGGCATCCGAGGAAGAGCTGTTCGCGAACATCGACGCATTGCTGGAGGAGGAGCCGCAGCTCCCGCCCCCGGCGGAGCGCGCCCGACTGCGTGAGGCCGCCGGCATCACGCAGGCCCGCCTCGCGGCCGCGTTGAAGACGTCGACGCAGACGGTGAAGAACTACGAGAACGGCCGCTCCGAGCCGAAGTCACCGCGCCTGGAGGCGTACCAGCGGCTGCTGAACGGATGGGCGGCGAAGTATCCCGCCCTCGGAGTTCCAGCCGTCGCGCCCGCCCCGGCTCCCGCGTTCCGGCCCGAGCCGGTTCCGCAGACGTTCACCGGCCCTGCCACGCCCTCGGTCCCCGAAGCGGAGACCGTCGCGCCGGTGAAGGCTCCCGCCGCCCCGGCCGCACCGGAGCGCCCCGCTGCCCGCCCGGCGGTGTCGTCGCACCGCCCGGCCGGGAAGAAGGCCGCGAAGCCCGCCGTCGACCCGCGCTTTCCGCACGGCCCGCTCGCGGTGCTGGACGGTGCCGGCTCCGCGTACGGCGTCGACGGCATCGTCCTCGACTGCCCGGCCACCACGATCCCCGAACTGGTGGAGTGGACGCTGCGTGAGTCTGGCCTCGGTGCCGCGAAGCTCAACCGGTACGGCAAGGACTCCGACCCGCTGGTCGTGCTCACCGCAGCGGCCGCCGTGAAGCTCGGTCTGCCCGAGCGCCTGGAGGGCCACGAGCAGCGCCGCTCCCTGCGCCTCCCGGAAGACCACCCGGTGGTCAAGGAGGTCTTGAAGGCGAAGTGGCAGCTCACGCAGCGTGGGTTCGGTCCGTGGGCGCGGATCTACCGCAAGGCGCAGGGCCGTGAGCGGCAGTGCGTGCAGCTGGCGATCCTGTCGTGGGACGCCCTCGATGAGCGGTCCTGGCCCGGCGTCTCCGACATGGAGGCGGCCGACATCGCCCGCGTCCTCGGGGTGTACGCGACCCGGGTCATCACCCCGCGCGGCTCCACGGCCGTCTCCGGGCTGGAGCTGATGACGGCGCTGCGCCCGCCGACCAGGGCCGTGCAGGACCCGCAGACCGGGAACTGGGTGCCCGGCCACAACCCCGGCTCGCTCGGAACGGAGCCGATGGACCCTGCGCCGCCTGAGGCCACCCCGGAACACCCCGTGGTCGTGAACTCCGGCTGGACGGGCGGCTTCCTCAACGAGGAGGCCTACCAGTGGGTGCGGCCGGTGGACCTGCTGACCGCCCAGGAGTGCACCCTGCCCTACGCGGTCGGCCTGGACCTGAACACCGCGTTTCTCGCGGCCGCGGCCCGCCTGGTCGTCGGCCTCTCCGCCCCCGACCACTTCCACGCCCCGACGTTCAACCCGAAGATCTCCGGGAGCTGGCTGGTCGACCTGTCCCACATCGAGCTGGACCCGCGTCTGCCCTCGCCGTTCACGCCGGACGGCAGCCGCCCGACCGGGCCGGCCTGGTATCAGACACACACCGTCGCCTACGCCCAGGAGCTCGGCTTCAACGTCCACCCGATCGAGGCGTACCTGCGCCGCGAGACCGGCGCGTACCTGGACCCGTGGCACGACCGCCTCAAGACCGCATACGTCGACACCCTCGCCGACCTCGGCGTCACCAAGGACCTGGACGACCGCGCGTTCCTCGCCGCGATGGAGCGGCACAAGGACGCCGACCCGGCGATGGCCGCCGTGCTCGCCGCTATCAAGGCGACCGTCAAGGGCGGCGTCGGCAAGCTCCGTGAGCGTCCCCAGGGCCGCCACTACAAGGAAGGCGAGCGGTGGCCGGCCCTTCAGCGGCCGACATGGCGCCCCGACATCCGCGCCGCCGTCATCTCCAAGGCGCGGGTCAACATGCACCGCAAGCTCAACAACATGGTCAAGATGACCGGCCTGTACCCGCTCGCGGTGCTCTCCGACTGCGTCGTCTACCCCTCGCCGGGCGAGAGCCCGCTCGCCTTCCTGCCCTACGCCGCCTCGGGCAAGCCCCAGCCCGGCGGCTTCCGCCTCGGGCCCACGCCGGGCCTGGCGAAGCTGGAAGGCGTGCAGTCGATGGCCTGGGCGGTCGACCTCATGGAGCAGGGACTGAACCCGGCACGGCACATCAAGGGCGGCGACGCCGTCCTGGACGAAGGAGAGTAG